One genomic segment of Solidesulfovibrio magneticus RS-1 includes these proteins:
- a CDS encoding B12-binding domain-containing radical SAM protein, whose amino-acid sequence MDAVFVDLEQDIYDRHGIYALSAVLKKHGLSVGYLPVNKENAALRRLQEMRPKYILYSTYSSYFRKYARFDAKIKKNMDCFSVIGGPCITFNPNLLKDTTIDAGCMGEGETALPLLLTGNNKESRNIFLRKDPSPVEFDHFVDLDAMPFPDRDIIYSHDYVRRMNPSKTFISGRGCPFSCTYCFNHRYNKLFKNSGHVLRKKSVDYILEEIRLVRGKYPLKLVIFIDDTFILNKKWLFEFCERFPRELGVPYSCNIRANLMNEDVAKALSESGCVMVNWSIESGNDFFRNTVMKRNMTREQILNTAHLLNKYKINHRIGNVIGLPGEKLEQIFETLELNIAANPTLALANIFVPFPGLEMTRYAQENGYFSEIPEEKLPLNYFSKSVMNIPPDANETIQKIMCLFPVFSSVPAIYKSPNLKKIALGLPKPVLRLIYEIFYVAIFRSIYRMHGGICYTTVTGFRYLKSLIRSLLVE is encoded by the coding sequence ATGGATGCGGTATTTGTTGACCTTGAGCAGGACATTTATGACCGCCATGGTATTTATGCATTGTCAGCTGTATTAAAAAAACATGGGCTGAGTGTTGGATACCTTCCAGTAAATAAAGAAAACGCTGCATTGCGCCGACTGCAGGAAATGAGGCCCAAGTATATTTTATATTCAACATATTCGTCATATTTTCGAAAGTATGCTCGTTTTGATGCTAAAATAAAAAAAAATATGGATTGTTTTTCCGTTATAGGTGGTCCGTGTATTACGTTTAATCCTAATTTATTAAAAGATACAACCATTGATGCGGGTTGTATGGGTGAGGGCGAAACCGCTTTGCCGTTACTCTTGACAGGTAATAATAAAGAATCACGAAATATCTTTCTTCGCAAGGATCCATCGCCTGTTGAATTTGATCATTTCGTAGATCTAGATGCGATGCCTTTTCCGGACCGTGATATCATCTATAGCCATGACTATGTCCGACGAATGAACCCAAGTAAGACTTTTATTTCAGGACGCGGATGCCCTTTTTCTTGCACCTATTGCTTCAATCACCGGTATAATAAGCTATTTAAAAACAGTGGACATGTGCTTAGAAAAAAGAGTGTAGACTACATTTTGGAAGAAATTCGTCTTGTTAGGGGGAAATATCCTTTGAAGTTGGTCATTTTTATTGATGACACGTTTATTTTAAATAAAAAATGGTTGTTTGAATTCTGCGAACGGTTCCCTAGAGAATTAGGAGTCCCATATTCATGTAATATCCGTGCAAATTTAATGAATGAAGACGTCGCTAAAGCACTAAGTGAAAGCGGGTGTGTGATGGTGAATTGGAGCATAGAGTCTGGCAACGATTTCTTTCGCAATACCGTAATGAAACGCAATATGACGCGCGAACAAATTTTAAACACCGCGCATTTGCTTAATAAATATAAAATAAATCATAGGATTGGAAATGTGATAGGTCTGCCTGGTGAGAAATTAGAGCAAATATTCGAGACATTGGAGCTTAATATTGCTGCGAATCCAACTCTAGCCTTGGCTAATATTTTCGTACCGTTTCCGGGGTTGGAAATGACAAGATACGCTCAAGAAAATGGTTATTTTTCTGAAATTCCAGAAGAAAAATTGCCGTTGAACTACTTTTCAAAGTCTGTCATGAATATTCCTCCTGATGCAAATGAAACCATCCAAAAAATAATGTGTCTTTTCCCTGTTTTTTCGTCAGTTCCGGCTATATATAAAAGTCCAAATTTAAAAAAGATTGCTCTTGGACTGCCTAAGCCTGTCCTGCGTTTAATTTATGAAATTTTTTATGTAGCCATTTTTCGATCAATATACCGCATGCATGGGGGTATTTGCTATACAACAGTTACAGGATTTAGATACTTAAAAAGTCTTATACGATCTCTGCTAGTGGAATGA